The following is a genomic window from Blattabacterium cuenoti.
TTTTTTATTTTTTCAACATTTTAGAAAAACTTGGAATATAATTATTCATTTATTTTGTGCTATTATTATAGTATATATTGAATTTTGTAGTAAAAATTTAAAATATCGATTATTTTTTCAATTTTTATATTTAATTTTATTTTTATTTTTAGAACAAAATCATTTTTTTAATAAAAAAAAGCATTTTAAATAAATGCAAAAAAAAATTATAAATTATAGTTTATTATATGCATATATTAATAAACCTATTATTATTAATTATTTAGCAAGAAAATTAATACCTACAAATTTATACTTAAAATGGTCTATAACAAATAAAATTATATTCTTAATAAGAAAACAATTAATTAATTTTGGAATTATTTGTGTTATTCATTTTGCAAAAAAAATTTATAGAAAACCACATTTTTATAAACAAGTACAAATTATTATGATTAATATGATTTCAAAAAATATTATTATTTATCCTAATGAAAAACTTGCTATAATAGATTTATATAAAGAACCAAAAATTAAATGGATTTTCTGTTATACACTTAGTAAAAGTAAAAGAAAAAATAAAGGATTTGGCAGTACAGGAATATGAAAATTATAATTCCAATGGCAGGAAAAGGGACAAGATTGCGCCCACAAACTATTACAACGCCTAAACCATTATTTAATATAGTAGGACAACCATTATTAAATAGATTAATAAAATCTTTATTAGAAATAGTTGATCCATATTTTATAGATGAAATTATTTTTATTATTAATCATTCAGAAAAAAATAAAATAGAACATCACATAATAAATGTTACTAAACATTTTGGTATATCCATAAAATTTTATTATCAAGATCAACCATTAGGTACTGCTGATGCTATATTTAAAGCACATAAATCATTAACCGGACCTATTATTATAGCATTTTCTGACACTCTATTTTATAATAAAGAAAAATATTTAATTCAAAATATTCATGCAGATAATATTATATGGACAAAAAAAGTTACAAATCCTTATTATTTTGGAATTGTAAAATGCAATTCATCAGGATATATTACTAATTTTTTAGAAAAACCAACAAAAATAACTTCTAATATAGCTATTATTGGAATTTATTATTTTAAAAATAGTTCTATTTTAAAAAATGAATTAAAATATTTGTTAGATAATAAATTATCTAATAATCAAGAATATCAATTTACTGATGTATTAGAAAATATGCGAAAAAAAGGAATATCATTTCTTAGTAAAGAAGTATATCAATGGATGGATTTTGGAGATCCAGAAAAAACAATTATTTCTAATTCTGCCATTCTTTATATTGAATCTAAAAAACAAAAATTGATTCATAAAAAATCAATGATAACGAATAGTATAATTATATCTCCATCTTATATTGAAAAAGATGTTTTTATTGAAAATAGTGTTATTGGTCCCTATACATCAATAGGAAAATTTACAAATATAAAAAATAGTTTTATACAACAATCTATAATACAAGACTATACAATATTAAAATATATTAATATTAAAAAATCTATAATTGGAAATTATGTAAAATTTACAGAAAAAACTAAACAAATAAATTTAGGAGATTATTCCACTGTACAAAATATATAATTTTATTTATTTATATTTGTTTTTTTATATTATTCATAATAATATGAATTTGACTTTATTTGGAACATTTGGAACAGCAGAAATTGTTGTTATTGTTATTCTTGCCTTATTACTATTTGGTGGAAAAAAAATACCAGAATTAATGAGAGGATTAGGAATAGGATTGAAAGAATTCAAAAAAGCTTCTAATGATGAAAATAATAATAATAAATTAAAATCTGAATCAGAAACAATATCTAATAATAATGATGATACATTCAAATCTGAATCAGAAACAATATCTAATAATAATGATGATAAATTAAAATCTGAATCAGAAACAATATCTAATAATAATAATGATAAATTAAAATCTGAATCAGAAACAATATCTAATAATAATAATGATAAATTAAAATCTGAATCAGAAACAATATCTAATAATAATGATGATAAATTCAAATTTTAATCAAAAATCATAATTATAATACTAAAATTGAAATTTTCATTTTGAAGAATAAAAAATTAGAATTTTTGCTATAATTAATTTAATGATAAAAATAAAAATTCAATCAACAATAGTAAAAGTAAATATGTTAAAATAATAGTATTATAATATTTTAATTATCATATAACATAATAACATTTACAAAGATTAGATTATTATATATAAATAATATATTAAAAATTATCATATAATTTTTTCTTTGATTTTTCTGTTAGCTGTTAGTTTATTAGAAGAGTATTATTATATCTAACTAATAATGAAAACAAAATTAAGAAATATTATATTATTTATACTTTTATTATTAAAAACTATTACTTTATATTCAGCATCATTATCATTAAAAATATCTTCTTCTAAAAGATATAAACATGTAACTGCTTCTATAAAACAATATCCAAATTCTTATCAACATAAAAATATAGATAAATTATGGGGAGGCATGTTTGAAAAAATTTGTAAAAATAAAAAAAAATCAATTATTACTAATATAGAAGAAAAAAATTTAAAATTTAGAATTAATCATTTAAATAAACAATCTAAAATAAAAATATTGAAATATAATACAATGGTACATGCATCAATAGAAAGTTATTTAAGAATGAGTAAATATATAGGAAAAATGCTTTATTTAGCAACTTTTTATTTTCCTATGATAGAAAAAAAATTAGAATATCATCATCTACCAAAAGAATTAAAATATATAGCAATTCTAGAATCTAGTTTAAATCCATATGCAACTTCTATCATGGGAGCTAAAGGCCTGTGGCAATTTATGTATGAAACTGGAAAAATATATGGACTAAAAATGAATCAAATTCATGATGATAGAATAGATCCTATTAAATCAACAGAAGCAGCTTGTAGATATTTTAGATATTTATATGATAAAATTAAAAATTGGGAATTAGTTTTATATGCATATAACATAGGACCTAAAAAAATTAATAAAATATTAAAAAATAGAGCATATAATAAACAAGAAAATTGGAAAATTTTAAATTCTTTACTACCAAAAATAACAAAAAATTATATTACTAGATTTATAGCAATTCATTATTTAATGAATTATTATAAAGAACACAATATTCCATATGGATAATTAAAAAATAATTATGTTTTTATAAAAAATAAAGTTGAATTTTTAAAGTAAAATTATCATTTTCTACATATTGATTTATATATTTTTTGCTATAACAAATTATGAATAAAAATTTTGAACAAAAAAAACAATCCTTAAAATTAGTATTAGAAAAATTTGATCAAACTTATGGAAAAGGAACAGTTATGAAACTGGGTGATTTTCATATGGAAAATTTGGAAATTGTATCTTCTGGATCTTTAAGTTTAGATATTGCTTTAGGAATTAAAGGATTTCCAAAAGGTAGAATTATAGAGATATTTGGTCCAGAATCTTCTGGAAAAACTACATTAGCTTTACATGCTATTACTCAATCTCAAAAAATGGGTGGATTTGCAGGATTTATTGATGTTGAACATGCTTTTGATTGTATTTATGCAAAAAAAATAGGTGTTAATATTAAAGAATTAATTATTTCTCAACCAGATAATGGTGAACAAGCTTTAGAAATTGTTGATAATTTAATTAGATCTGGAATAATTGATATAATTGTAGTAGATTCTGTTGCCGCTTTAACTCCTAAAAGTGAAATAGAAGGAGAAATGGGTGAATCTAAAATTGGATTACAAGCTAGATTAATGTCACAAGCTTTAAGAAAATTAATATCTAGTATAGGAAAATCAAAAAGTATTCTTATTTTTATTAATCAATTAAGAGAAAAAATTGGAGTTTATGGAAATCCAGAAGTTACAACTGGTGGTAATGCATTAAAATTTTATTCATCGATAAGATTAGATATTAGAAAAGGAGTTCATATTAAAAATGGAGAAAATATTTTAGGCAATAGAACTAAAGTAAAAGTAGTAAAAAATAAATTATCTCCACCATTTAAAACTGCGGAATTTGATATAATATATGGAGAAGGAATTTCTAAAATT
Proteins encoded in this region:
- a CDS encoding dCTP deaminase/dUTPase family protein, which codes for MQKKIINYSLLYAYINKPIIINYLARKLIPTNLYLKWSITNKIIFLIRKQLINFGIICVIHFAKKIYRKPHFYKQVQIIMINMISKNIIIYPNEKLAIIDLYKEPKIKWIFCYTLSKSKRKNKGFGSTGI
- a CDS encoding sugar phosphate nucleotidyltransferase, with the translated sequence MKIIIPMAGKGTRLRPQTITTPKPLFNIVGQPLLNRLIKSLLEIVDPYFIDEIIFIINHSEKNKIEHHIINVTKHFGISIKFYYQDQPLGTADAIFKAHKSLTGPIIIAFSDTLFYNKEKYLIQNIHADNIIWTKKVTNPYYFGIVKCNSSGYITNFLEKPTKITSNIAIIGIYYFKNSSILKNELKYLLDNKLSNNQEYQFTDVLENMRKKGISFLSKEVYQWMDFGDPEKTIISNSAILYIESKKQKLIHKKSMITNSIIISPSYIEKDVFIENSVIGPYTSIGKFTNIKNSFIQQSIIQDYTILKYINIKKSIIGNYVKFTEKTKQINLGDYSTVQNI
- a CDS encoding lytic transglycosylase domain-containing protein → MKTKLRNIILFILLLLKTITLYSASLSLKISSSKRYKHVTASIKQYPNSYQHKNIDKLWGGMFEKICKNKKKSIITNIEEKNLKFRINHLNKQSKIKILKYNTMVHASIESYLRMSKYIGKMLYLATFYFPMIEKKLEYHHLPKELKYIAILESSLNPYATSIMGAKGLWQFMYETGKIYGLKMNQIHDDRIDPIKSTEAACRYFRYLYDKIKNWELVLYAYNIGPKKINKILKNRAYNKQENWKILNSLLPKITKNYITRFIAIHYLMNYYKEHNIPYG
- the recA gene encoding recombinase RecA yields the protein MNKNFEQKKQSLKLVLEKFDQTYGKGTVMKLGDFHMENLEIVSSGSLSLDIALGIKGFPKGRIIEIFGPESSGKTTLALHAITQSQKMGGFAGFIDVEHAFDCIYAKKIGVNIKELIISQPDNGEQALEIVDNLIRSGIIDIIVVDSVAALTPKSEIEGEMGESKIGLQARLMSQALRKLISSIGKSKSILIFINQLREKIGVYGNPEVTTGGNALKFYSSIRLDIRKGVHIKNGENILGNRTKVKVVKNKLSPPFKTAEFDIIYGEGISKIGEILDIGVNAGIITKNGSWFSYGSINLGQGRDSVKEFLKCEKNIRNKIKTNIIQQYFIN